Proteins co-encoded in one Hymenobacter swuensis DY53 genomic window:
- a CDS encoding cold-shock protein: MGRSQATFGKRENEKKRLKKRQDKEEKKEERQANAKKGQGLDEMLAYVDENGNISSTPPDPKKKKDIAVEDIRIGAIRQEDMEQEDPIRKGTVTFFNESKGYGFIKDQVTGESVFVHVNQVQTSAPLKENDKVTFEVEMGQKGPSAVGVKLAVAV, from the coding sequence ATGGGTAGATCACAAGCCACCTTCGGCAAGAGGGAAAATGAAAAGAAGCGGCTGAAAAAACGCCAGGATAAGGAAGAGAAGAAGGAAGAGCGCCAGGCCAACGCCAAGAAAGGCCAGGGCCTCGACGAGATGCTCGCCTATGTAGATGAGAATGGCAACATCTCCTCTACGCCGCCCGATCCGAAGAAGAAGAAAGACATTGCGGTGGAGGACATCCGCATCGGTGCCATCCGTCAGGAGGACATGGAGCAGGAAGACCCCATCCGCAAAGGCACCGTTACGTTCTTCAACGAATCGAAGGGCTACGGCTTTATCAAGGACCAGGTAACCGGGGAAAGCGTGTTCGTCCACGTCAACCAGGTGCAGACTTCGGCCCCGCTCAAGGAAAACGACAAAGTGACCTTTGAGGTGGAAATGGGCCAGAAGGGCCCCAGTGCCGTGGGCGTGAAGCTGGCCGTGGCCGTATAG
- a CDS encoding putative sensor domain DACNV-containing protein, with protein sequence MLSEPTYLAARMVAPMIEAHFARHRAAALPEHVSQLAPAPAASLVEVIIDAAFWASLRREEGHPPRISLALLEPGQAEQPVVFGQRRRLMPYNLLKLAPAVEQPGIHLGVWFDEQGLYVWGTATGIPPLCFVLEVVEPGLLVAKHRRADGFGKFVNVAILRGDQLQLVDAENLAVSDCSALQAFLPGRGLPAATTGETDNVLVELAAAMRAHGRGGLVLVVPPDSAGWQASIVQPMTYPVQPAYTGIAEVRQHAQARWQWQEEIQRAIGLVGGFTAVDGATIINRDYHLLAFGAKVARAETSVPVDRMVVTEPVVDSTARYLHPAQNGGTRHLAAAQFVHDQRDSLALVASQDGFFTVFAWSETLQMVHAHRIDVLLL encoded by the coding sequence ATGCTTTCTGAACCCACCTACCTGGCCGCGCGCATGGTAGCGCCCATGATTGAAGCGCACTTTGCCCGGCACCGTGCCGCCGCGCTGCCCGAACACGTTAGCCAACTGGCCCCGGCCCCGGCCGCCAGTTTGGTTGAAGTTATTATCGATGCTGCCTTCTGGGCCAGTCTGCGCCGGGAGGAAGGCCACCCGCCCCGCATTTCGCTGGCCCTGCTGGAACCCGGGCAGGCTGAGCAGCCGGTAGTATTCGGGCAGCGCCGCCGCCTGATGCCCTATAACCTGCTGAAGCTGGCGCCGGCCGTGGAGCAGCCGGGTATTCATCTGGGGGTGTGGTTTGATGAGCAGGGGCTGTACGTGTGGGGCACGGCCACCGGTATTCCGCCGCTGTGCTTTGTGCTGGAAGTGGTGGAGCCCGGCCTGCTGGTAGCCAAACACCGCCGGGCCGATGGGTTTGGCAAATTTGTGAACGTGGCTATTCTGCGGGGCGACCAGCTGCAGCTGGTGGATGCCGAAAACCTGGCTGTTTCCGACTGCTCAGCACTGCAGGCGTTTCTGCCGGGCCGGGGGCTGCCCGCTGCCACCACCGGCGAAACCGACAACGTGCTGGTGGAGCTGGCTGCTGCCATGCGGGCCCACGGCCGGGGCGGGCTGGTGCTGGTGGTGCCACCTGACTCAGCTGGCTGGCAGGCCTCTATTGTGCAGCCCATGACCTACCCCGTGCAGCCCGCTTACACCGGCATTGCCGAGGTGCGGCAGCACGCCCAGGCCAGGTGGCAGTGGCAGGAGGAAATCCAGCGGGCCATTGGGCTGGTGGGCGGCTTTACGGCCGTGGATGGGGCCACCATCATCAACCGCGACTATCACCTGCTGGCCTTCGGGGCCAAAGTAGCCCGGGCCGAAACCAGTGTGCCTGTAGACCGGATGGTGGTAACCGAGCCGGTAGTAGACAGCACGGCCCGCTACTTACATCCGGCTCAGAACGGCGGCACGCGCCACCTAGCCGCCGCCCAGTTCGTGCACGACCAACGCGACTCCCTGGCCCTGGTAGCTTCCCAGGATGGCTTTTTCACCGTCTTCGCCTGGTCGGAAACTCTCCAGATGGTTCACGCCCACCGTATTGATGTGCTGTTGCTGTGA